TTCGTGTTCGCCCTGGCCGGAACGTTCGTGTTCATGAAAATTCTTGACAAAGTGAAATACAAGGATGCGATTTTCATTCCGCTCGTCGGGCTTATGTTCGGCAATATCGTCACTTCCGTCGCCACTTTTTTCGCGTATAAATACGATTTGATTCAAAGCCTTGCCTCGTGGCTGCAGGGCAATTTCGCGCTGACCATGAAAGGGCGCTACGAGCTGCTGTACGTCAGCATTCCGGTGGTCGTTCTCGCTTATCTGTACGCGAACCGGTTTACGATTGCCGGCATGGGCGAGGAGTTTTCGGTCAATCTCGGGCTGAGCTACCGGCAGGTGGTTAACATCGGTCTGGCGATCGTCGCCCTCATTTCTTCCGTCGTCATGCTGACGGTCGGCACGATTCCTTTTCTCGGGCTGATTATTCCGAACATCGTCACCTTGTACCGGGGCGACAACCTGCAAAAAAACCTGCCGCATACCGCCGTGCTGGGGGCCTTGTTCGTCTTGGCGTGCGACATACTGGGGCGCGTGATCATTTATCCGTTTGAAATTCCGATCGGCCTTACCGTCGGGGTACTCGGAAGCGCTATTTTTCTTTACTTGCTGATCAGGAGAAGGGCATATGACGTATAAGGCAAAGATCGCGTTTCTGTCTGCGGGCGCGCTTGCGGCGATCGCCGTATTTTTGTTCGCCGGCGTCGGCGACAACTGGGGATACGTGCTGCCCCGCAGGGCGTGGAAGGTGCTGGCCATGGTGCTGACCGCCGGCTGCATTGCGTTCTCCACGGTCATTTTCCAGACGATGACGAACAACCGGATTCTCACGCCGAACATGATCGGGCTCGACTCGATGTATATGCTGACGCAAACGGCGGTCGTCTACGCGCTCGGATCGGGCAACAAGCTGCTGGTCGACAACAATTTCAACTTCGCCTTGACTCTCGGCCTCATGCTGCTGTTTGCCGGATTGCTGTACAAGGTGATGTTTAAGAAGCAGGGCAATCATATTTATTTTTTACTGCTGATCGGAATTATCCTGGGCACGCTGCTCGGCAGCTTGACGACGTTTATGCAGGTGCTGATCGACCCGAACGAATTTCTCGTCCTGCAGGGCAAAATGTTCGCCACCTATAACAAGGTGCAGGGACAGCTGACGACTATTTGCTGCTTCGTCGTGATTATCGTGGCGGTGTATTATTCGAGATTCGCCAAATATATGGACGTGCTCTCGCTCGGCAAGCAGCAGGCGATCAGCCTTGGCGTCGATTATGAGTTTGTCGTGAAAAGGCTGCTGCTCATCGTCGCCGCCCTCATCTCGGTGTCGACCGCCCTGGTCGGGCCGATCACGTTCCTTGGACTGCTTGTCGCCAATGTCGCCTATCAATGGATGAACACGTACCGCCACCGGCAACTCATCCCCGGCGCGATACTGATCGGCATCATCGCCGTGGTCGGCGGACAGCTCGTCGTGGAAAGAGTGTTTACGTTCACGACAACGTTGAGCGTCATCGTCAACCTGATAGGCGGCGTCTACTTCCTATATCTTCTGCTGAGGGAGAACAAATCATGATAGAGGTAAGGAACGTTTCCAAAGCATACGGCGGCAAAAGCGTCGTCGACGACGTTTCCGTCCGCATCGGGAAAGGGAAGATCACTTCTTTCATCGGCCCGAACGGAGCCGGCAAAAGCACCTTGCTGTCCATGATCAGCCGGCTCATTCCCCGGGATTCCGGAGAAATTCGGATCGACGGCGAAGAAATCGGACGCTGCAAAAGCACGGATTTGGCGAAGCGCATCTCGATCCTGAAGCAGTCCAATCACGTCAACGTGCGGCTGACGGTCAGGGAGCTCGTCTCGTTCGGGCGGTTTCCGTATTCGCAAGGCAAGCTGAAGCCGGACGACTGGCGGCACGTCGACGAGGCGATCGCCTACATGGAGCTGGGAGACATCCAGCACCGATATTTGGATGAGCTCAGCGGAGGGCAAAACCAACGGGCATACATTGCGATGGTCGTGGCCCAGGACACCGACTATATTTTGCTAGACGAGCCGTTAAACAACCTGGATATGCGGCATTCCGTGCAAATCATGAAGGTGCTGCGCCGCCTGGCGGGCGAGCTCGGCAAAACGGTCGTCATCGTCATCCACGACATCAATTTCGCTTCGTGTTACTCGGATTACATCGTGGCTTTAAAGGGCGGTAAGGTCATACGCGAAGGCACGACCGATGAGATCATCTCGCCTTCCGTGCTGCGGGAAGTATACGACATGGACATTCCGGTCGAAACGATCGGCGGCCATAAAATTTGCGTTTATTTTACGTGATAAACTATTAAAAGAGGTGGTCGTGATGAAAAAATGGTTGTTATTCGCGGTTTTAGCGATCGGTTTGACGGTATTTGCATCTGCATGCGGCACGTCCGGTACAGGACCGGCCGGCGGGGCAGCACCCGCTGCGACTTCAGGAGGTGGCACGCCGGCTGCGGCCAACGCTTCCGACGAGCTGGTTTTCAAACATCAGCTTGGCGAAACGAAGGTGAAGAAAAATCCGAAAAAAGTCATCGTATTCGATTTCGGCGCCTTGGATACGCTCGATAAGCTGGGCGTCGAAGTGGCCGGGGTGGCACAGTCGAACCTGCCGCCTTATTTGGCCAAATACAAAGACGCCAAGTACCAGAACATCGGAACGCTGCAGGAGCCGAATTACGAAAAAATCAGCTCGATCAAGCCGGATCTCATCCTGATTTCCGGCAGGCAGCAGACCGCTTATCCCGAGCTGAGCAAGCTGGCGCCGACGCTGTATGTGGGCGTAGACAACAGCAAATTCGTCGATTCGTTCAAAGCCAACATGAAGATGCTCGGGCAAATTTTCGGCAAAGAATCCGCCGTGGACGCTGAGCTGGCCAAAATCGATCAGGCGGTCAAAGAGGTCGGAGACAAGGCCAAGGCCAGCGGGAAAAACGCGCTCGTCATTCTTGCGAACGAAGGAGCGATCAGCGCCTACGGCCCAGGCTCAAGGTTCGGACTGATCCACGATGTGCTCGGCATCACGCCGGTTGAGAAAAACATCGAGGTTTCCACGCACGGACAAAGCATCTCGTTCGAATACATCGCGCAAAAAAATCCGGACTACCTGTTCGTCATCGACCGGACCGCAGCCGTCGGCGGGGAGAAGGCCGGTGCGAAGGCGCTCGTGGAAAACGAGCTGATCAAGAAAACGAAGGCGTTCACAAACGGCACTATCGTATACCTGGACCCGAGCTACTGGTACTTGTCGGGCGGCGGACTCGTCTCCGCTGCGGAGATGATCGGCGAGGTCGCGAAAGGGTTTAAGTAAAATAGGTGAAAAGGGCATTCCGCCTTTGGCGGGGGTGTCCTTTTTTATTGCCAGGGAATTATGCACGGCTAATTTTAGTGGGTAATCGGGGGCTCCGGTTCTATTTCACGTTTTTCGAACCGCCATTCGCCGCAACTTTATGATGAATCCAACTGATCATATTGACATTGAGTGTAAGAACGCCGATGTAAAACAGAAAGCTGAGCATAAGATTCCAGCTCTTATAGGTAAATAGCGAAAAATAACGTAAACAGATCCATTCCAGAGCGCAAAGTACAGGAGCCACCAGGAGGACGAAGTACCTTTTTTTAATTTTCCAGGAGAGAAAAAAATGCATGGCGATGTACATCGCTACGGGGTAAGATACGAGTTCCAAAGGGAAGTCGAAAAGTTCGCCGCTGTCCCGGTCAATCGTGTCGTACAAATCAACAGGTCTGGTCGCCAAAATAAATTCAAGCAGCGAAGTAAGATAAACATTAAATAATATCAAAGCCAACCCTTCGCTCAATCTCATGATTCTATGCTTGGCATAGATATAAATGGCGCTGCCTTCCGTAATGGTGGCGATGGCTATGACCGCCCATTCATTTTTGTCGAAAACGACAGGTTTGATAGGGTCATAAAACTTATGAAACAATTCAAGAGCGGTCTCCATTCGCCTCCCCTTCCTCCTTGCGTATGATGTTAGCCAATCTATTTATCGACAATATAGCGGCTATGATAGTGATCAAGTTGTACGAAACGGTGACCGCTGCCGGAACCCAGTAAGAGCCGGTAATAATGAAAATGCCGAGCAAGGTATCCAAAAACAATAACAGTTCGTAACCGGCTATCCAGAGAGCCGCTGCTCCGAAACGAACGGCAGCCGTTTTTTTCACTTTGAAAAGAGCGAGCACCCAGACGAAGCTTAACGGATACATAATGACAAAATGAACGGTGACAATCGCGAACGGCAAGTAGCTCTCCGTTAAATCGAGCGATTGGTAATCCGCCAGGTAAAAATCAAATGCCCAGGAATTGAAGCCCATGAACATAAAGACCAGGCAAAAATATTCCAGCCAATGAAAATGACGGGAGAGGGCGAAAGCTCCTTTTATCAAAAATGCGGTAGCAAAAATGCTTGCGATCAGAACGGATACAAGCATACCCTCCCTCCCCGATCAAAGTATATGGCGCATCCAGGCATGACCTGCAAGCTTTTCTTTTAGTGACAGAAAGTTTAAGTTCATTAACGCGCTAAAGGGCGTAGGAGAACTTTCTGCACGCAAGAAAAGCTTCCGCTAAAACACGAATGTATCTTCGTCGAGATGGCTTCGATCAGAAGCTTTTCTTATAGTGACAGAAAGTTTAAGTTCATTAACGCACTAAAGCGAGTAGGAGAACTTTCTGCACGCAAGAAAAGCTTCCGCTAAAACACGAATGTATCTTCGTCGAGATGGCTTCGATCAGAAGCTTTTCTTTTAGTGACAGAAAGTTTAAGTTCATTAGCGCACTAAAGCGAGTAGGAGAACTTTCTGCACGCAAGAAAAGCTTCCGCTAAAACACGAATGTATCTTCGTCGAGATGGCTTCGATCAGAAGCTTTTCTTATTATCAGAAAATAAAAGCAAATTTATCCAAAGCTATCCAGTTTCGTTCGGCGGACGTACCTCTGACGCCAGGATTGAACTTATGCGATGACAACATACTGAGCTTGCATAACGGACATCCCGATATCGGTTACCCCATATTTTTCCATCCAAAGAAATGAAAGGCAATTATGTCGGTCCAGCTTGCGTCTAACTGTTAGGGTAAGTTGTTTTTCGCTCATAAATCCGTGTTATTAACGACCGGAGGACTTTATGCTTAAATACTGGCTTTGGCCGTTCCTTGCAACTATTGTGGCGGTATGGGGCGGGAACTTGTGGTATTACGAGTCTCAAAAGCTGGAGAGACCGCTATTTCTAATGCATTACTACGAAATACCCGCATCGTTGTTCGAGCATATGAGTCTATACTTCGTAACGAATAACGACGTTAAACGAGTGCCGTTTCGATTAGAGCTGCCTAACGGACTGCAGCTGCGCGTTGAGCGCGTTTCGAACCGCGATGAGAAGGGGCGGCTACAACTGTGCGAAGCGATCGTATCTCCGCAGTCAGGCGTAATCGATTCGCTTGACCGGACGGTATCGTTCGATCGATTGCGCGTCTACTACGATGACGGGCTGGTCGATACCGTTCGGATCGGCGAGATTATCGTACACCCAAATCCACGGAGTCAATATCCGCTTCAATCCACTCACTCAAAAGGTTGGTCAGACGATACCGGCAGCGTAGGGTATATCGTCCGCAACGATGTCGCGATCACTTCCGTTACTTACAGTTTTCCGAACATACTGAACCAGGCGGTTGACGTTCGATTGAATGGACATATGCCGAATTTCGCCTTATTTCCCTTGAAACTGCGAGCCGATGATTCGGTACAGCTTGATTATTCCGTGCAATTACCGGATAACGATTTCCGCCGGTTTCATGCCTACCAGCTTCGATTTGCGCTGGAAACCGCGAACGGGGAAGGGGAATATGCATCCACGCAAATAGTGAACATACAGCCGAAGATATATGGGGAGCATCTTCTCATGTACATTCGACAACGGAAACAGGAGCCTGTGCTATGAGGAACGCCTTTCCGGGGTTCGCATGGGGACTGCTTATCGTCGTGTTGCAGAGGTTGAAAATAACTACATAGCTCTACAGCAGAACTATGGCGGTCATACGCGGGCCGGATGCCCC
The window above is part of the Paenibacillus hamazuiensis genome. Proteins encoded here:
- a CDS encoding ABC transporter permease, which encodes MKLRYMLAALVVLSLISLFVGVKDISPLELMKLGDDQVQVLLISRVPRLIGIIIAGVSMGIAGLVMQQLSRNKFVSPTTGGTDDSARLGILVSLMLFPSATSLQKMLVAFVFALAGTFVFMKILDKVKYKDAIFIPLVGLMFGNIVTSVATFFAYKYDLIQSLASWLQGNFALTMKGRYELLYVSIPVVVLAYLYANRFTIAGMGEEFSVNLGLSYRQVVNIGLAIVALISSVVMLTVGTIPFLGLIIPNIVTLYRGDNLQKNLPHTAVLGALFVLACDILGRVIIYPFEIPIGLTVGVLGSAIFLYLLIRRRAYDV
- a CDS encoding iron chelate uptake ABC transporter family permease subunit, which produces MTYKAKIAFLSAGALAAIAVFLFAGVGDNWGYVLPRRAWKVLAMVLTAGCIAFSTVIFQTMTNNRILTPNMIGLDSMYMLTQTAVVYALGSGNKLLVDNNFNFALTLGLMLLFAGLLYKVMFKKQGNHIYFLLLIGIILGTLLGSLTTFMQVLIDPNEFLVLQGKMFATYNKVQGQLTTICCFVVIIVAVYYSRFAKYMDVLSLGKQQAISLGVDYEFVVKRLLLIVAALISVSTALVGPITFLGLLVANVAYQWMNTYRHRQLIPGAILIGIIAVVGGQLVVERVFTFTTTLSVIVNLIGGVYFLYLLLRENKS
- a CDS encoding ABC transporter ATP-binding protein — translated: MIEVRNVSKAYGGKSVVDDVSVRIGKGKITSFIGPNGAGKSTLLSMISRLIPRDSGEIRIDGEEIGRCKSTDLAKRISILKQSNHVNVRLTVRELVSFGRFPYSQGKLKPDDWRHVDEAIAYMELGDIQHRYLDELSGGQNQRAYIAMVVAQDTDYILLDEPLNNLDMRHSVQIMKVLRRLAGELGKTVVIVIHDINFASCYSDYIVALKGGKVIREGTTDEIISPSVLREVYDMDIPVETIGGHKICVYFT
- a CDS encoding siderophore ABC transporter substrate-binding protein, with the protein product MKKWLLFAVLAIGLTVFASACGTSGTGPAGGAAPAATSGGGTPAAANASDELVFKHQLGETKVKKNPKKVIVFDFGALDTLDKLGVEVAGVAQSNLPPYLAKYKDAKYQNIGTLQEPNYEKISSIKPDLILISGRQQTAYPELSKLAPTLYVGVDNSKFVDSFKANMKMLGQIFGKESAVDAELAKIDQAVKEVGDKAKASGKNALVILANEGAISAYGPGSRFGLIHDVLGITPVEKNIEVSTHGQSISFEYIAQKNPDYLFVIDRTAAVGGEKAGAKALVENELIKKTKAFTNGTIVYLDPSYWYLSGGGLVSAAEMIGEVAKGFK